The segment CATGGTAATCTCTGATCCGATGTAGGAGTAGGCGATGGTTGTGGCATGGTCGGCCAGCACGCCGCCGTCACGCAACGCCTTGATCCACAGCTCCCAGTCACTGCCGCCCATCACCGTTACGGTATCCTGAATTTCCTGATCGCTAGCTGGCTCCAGCGTAATTTCACTCACTTCTCCGGTATGGAAATTCACTGTTTTGTTCGTGAACGGCTTGCCGATCGGCTTCAGCACGGAATTCGCCGTTTCTCCCGTCACGGGATCCGTACGGCGCGCCGAAGCGACACTGTACACCACGAGATCGACCTGGCCCAATTCACTCGCAATAGCCTGAACCGTCTTCTGCTTCGTCTCATCCGTGAAGGCATCCCCCGTTACACTGAGCGATTTCAGCCCGGCTTCCTTCGCCATAGCTTCAAACGCAGCCGAATTGTACCAGCCTGCCGATGCGGTGCGCTTCTCGGTTCCCTGGCTTGGACGGTATACTCCGATTGTGCTCGCACCGGCACCAAAAGCCGCTGTAATCCGCGCAGCCAGTCCGTAGCCGGTAGAGGCGCCGATCACCAGCACATTGACTGGTCCTTCCCATTTCGGCTGGGCCTGAATGTATTTCACCTGCTCCTCGACCTGACGCGCACATCCCGCAGGATGTGCCGTGGTGCAAATAAAACCGCGCGTTCTCGGTTTAATGATCATCCTTCATTTCCCCTCTTTACCTCGTAATGGTCGTTCGTGATCCAGCATGAATTAGGACCTGATCTTAAGCGAGTCTATTTCATTCTATCAATTTTTCAGGCCCGGCTAAACCTTTTGCACAAAAATAATCCAATCAGCCATTCTCCCCTATGGAACGGATATCTCTACCACTTGCTCGTAAAAAGCATCCACCCTGTCCGGACGCCGCACCTGCTCCTGCACAATAGCCTTCCACACCTCAA is part of the Paenibacillus algicola genome and harbors:
- the fabV gene encoding enoyl-ACP reductase FabV; translated protein: MIIKPRTRGFICTTAHPAGCARQVEEQVKYIQAQPKWEGPVNVLVIGASTGYGLAARITAAFGAGASTIGVYRPSQGTEKRTASAGWYNSAAFEAMAKEAGLKSLSVTGDAFTDETKQKTVQAIASELGQVDLVVYSVASARRTDPVTGETANSVLKPIGKPFTNKTVNFHTGEVSEITLEPASDQEIQDTVTVMGGSDWELWIKALRDGGVLADHATTIAYSYIGSEITMAVYRDGSIGQAKDHLEETAHRLNEELSSGGGRAFVSVSKALVTQSSSAIPIVPLYVSALYKVMKEKGIHENCIEQSYRLFAERLYSGKEVPVDEKGRIRIDDWELRDDVQQEVAQLWEAVTSENVEDITDLAGYRKEFFQLFGFESDGVDYDGDTNPVVPIENVR